A window of Rhododendron vialii isolate Sample 1 chromosome 11a, ASM3025357v1 contains these coding sequences:
- the LOC131306921 gene encoding uncharacterized protein LOC131306921 has protein sequence MSPYLYRVRLADNANPSRVGRPNVLGSPFQPFGIPQITKPVSHPKVLPCIPQTGGDQKSARLQICDDAAIEQVVNQYSRGLELVVDTKPGKPTLVDSFFPSRNDLGDIGFIASPYARNRFSPLSGKVVDATGATSSSVVPNVEDSMPGRVDDDLPLNVKDVAPPLPKGGRGKAKGKGEAKVRPGWDPQVFSASLAFCSAQMIVVVVEVIVERKMFYASIVYGMNLARDRIGLWSALRDLPDERLEGFDESAASDFNSCLEDISMHDMVTKGFQDILHSSWNITCGRNPMERLSQKLRGLKPILKAFHKQHYSNLSRRVQAARVNLSKIQSLCLRFGHDQALCDLEKDLVQQFYALSSAEEAYKQQKSRVNWLALGDKNTKKFHQKMNAHRVRNTILSLVSVQGVTLDNPADIEVEILGEGLIRPVSEGQILSALKSIHRDKAPGPDEFNSAFFQDNWSIIKEDFVAGILFFFESGYMPVGWNSTAVTLVPKVSAPHSLKDYRPIACCNTVYKCITKVLATDFKQFYPEIVRGYHRDQGPPRCTIKLDIMKAYDSVDWDFLVSVMRYMEFPVQFIDWVRACVSTPHFYVVINGELRGFFPGRRGLRQGDPISPCLFLLVMEAFSAILLSRIAQGGFTYHPKCVDINLSHLAFADDMFISACFFAGVGDELKQGLRSILEIPEASLPVKYLGVPLISTKLRYSDCLMKEIESMLSAFLWQGIQLKTSGAKVAWSTVCTPKKEGCLGFKRLKDWNKASMLRHLWALCKKEDILWLFGLRRVGLQYIKAQIGNGKNTFLWLDNWHNLGPLLLKYGDGVTTNLEISLLILDPNLLPHPANEDSVIWTLSPLGCYSAKSAWEALRSSVSEVEWYHLVWHKRHVPRWSFIQWVSILGRLNTRDRLMEWGIVHDSSCDLCLGSVESHAHLFFSCHFSSRVWLGIGAQLGSFTHDWSLASEVSWGSHSCKNKSIWASLLKLCLAAAIYYIWRERNGRIFQQIGHNPEAFPPCLLPRFGCILFAGFSPLLVNEFGAVGGSPEATEKYLRSSSYLDILAVNVTVISPHDATIDMKSSLKSVSSKINQQYQFNNWYLGCLKDPETPKISCIIKRTEEL, from the exons atgTCGCCGTACCTGTACCGGGTACGG CTTGCTGATAATGCTAACCCTTCAAGGGTGGGTAGGCCTAATGTGTTGGGGAGCCCTTTTCAGCCTTTTGGTATTCCTCAAATTACCAAGCCTGTTAGCCATCCTAAAGTTTTGCCTTGCATTCCTCAGACTGGAGGTGATCAAAAATCTGCTCGACTTCAAATTTGTGATGATGCTGCCATTGAACAAGTGGTGAATCAGTATAGTAGGGGACTTGAATTGGTTGTGGATACCAAACCAGGTAAGCCAACTCTGGTGGATTCCTTTTTCCCTTCTAGGAATGATTTGGGAGATATAGGGTTTATTGCTAGTCCATATGCTCGTAATAGATTCTCTCCTCTTTCTGGAAAGGTGGTAGATGCTACTGGTGCTACTTCTTCTTCAGTTGTTCCGAATGTGGAAGATAGTATGCCTGGCCGTGTCGATGATGATCTTCCTTTGAATGTGAAAGATGTTGCTCCTCCTTTGCCCAAGGGTGGAAGGGGTAAGGCTAAAGGGAAAGGTG AGGCTAAAGTCAGGCCTG GTTGGGATCCTCAGGTTTTTTCTGCTTCTTTGGCGTTTTGCTCTGCCCAAATGATTGTGGTAGTTGTTGAAGTGATTGTTGAGCGCAAGATGTTCTATGCTTCTATTGTGTATGGGATGAACTTAGCTAGAGATAGAATTGGACTGTGGTCTGCTTTGAGGGATCT GCCAGATGAGAGGTTGGAGGGCTTTGATGAGTCGGCTGCTTCTGACTTCAATAGTTGCTTGGAGGATATTAGTATGCATGATATGGTTACAAAAGG GTTTCAAGATATCCTTCACTCTTCTTGGAACATTACTTGTGGAAGGAATCCGATGGAAAGGCTCAGTCAGAAGCTTAGGGGCCTTAAGCCTATTCTTAAGGCTTTTCATAAACAACACTATAGTAACCTCAGTAGGAGAGTTCAGGCTGCTCGGGTCAATCTATCTAAAATTCAGAGTTTGTGCCTCAGATTTGGTCATGATCAAGCTTTATGTGACCTTGAGAAGGATTTGGTTCAACAATTCTATGCTCTTTCCAGTGCTGAAGAGGCCTATAAACAGCAAAAGTCTAGAGTGAATTGGCTGGCTTTGGGGGataagaatacaaaaaaatttcatcaaaaaatgAATGCCCATAGAGTGAGGAACACTATTCTTAGCTTGGTAAGTGTTCAAGGTGTTACATTGGATAACCCTGCTGATATTGAGGTGGAAATTCTTGG GGAGGGTTTAATAAGGCCTGTCTCTGAAGGGCAAATTCTGAGTGCTCTTAAATCTATTCACCGTGACAAGGCCCCTGGGCCTGATGAGTTTAATTCTGCTTTCTTTCAGGATAATTGGAGCATTATCAAGGAGGACTTTGTGGCAGgtattctctttttctttgaatCTGGATATATGCCTGTGGGATGGAATTCTACTGCTGTTACTCTAGTGCCTAAAGTTTCTGCTCCTCATTCTCTTAAGGACTATAGACCTATAGCGTGCTGTAATACAGTGTATAAATGTATTACCAAAGTTCTTGCCACCGACTTCAAGCAGTTTTACCCA GAGATTGTTAGGGGTTACCACAGGGATCAAGGGCCTCCTCGTTGTACTATAAAGCTTGATATCATGAAAGCCTATGATAGTGTCGATTGGGATTTCCTTGTTTCAGTTATGAGGTATATGGAGTTCCCTGTTCAATTCATTGACTGGGTCAGGGCTTGTGTTTCCACTCCTCATTTTTATGTGGTTATTAATGGTGAGCTGAGAGGTTTTTTTCCAGGAAGGAGAGGATTAAGGCAAGGGGATCCTATTTCCCCTTGCCTTTTTTTGTTAGTCATGGAGGCTTTTTCTGCAATTCTGCTTTCTAGAATAGCTCAAGGGGGGTTCACTTATCATCCTAAATGTGTTGATATCAACCTCTCCCATTTGGCCTTTGCTGATGATATGTTTATT AGTGCATGTTTCTTTGCTGGAGTTGGGGATGAGTTGAAGCAGGGTTTGAGGTCTATTTTGGAGATTCCAGAAGCTTCCCTTCCTGTTAAATACCTTGGGGTTCCTCTTATATCTACCAAATTGAGATATTCTGATTGT CTTATGAAGGAGATTGAGAGCATGCTTAGTGCTTTCCTTTGGCAAGGAATACAACTAAAAACCTCTGGAGCCAAAGTGGCTTGGAGTACTGTGTGTACGCCTAAGAAAGAAGGTTGTTTAGGTTTTAAAAGGTTAAAAGATTGGAATAAGGCTTCTATGCTGAGACACTTATGGGCTCTTTGCAAGAAGGAAGACATCCTTTGG CTTTTTGGTCTGAGGAGAGTGGGTCTTCAATATATCAAAGCTCAGATTGGGAATGGCAAGAATACTTTTTTGTGGCTAGATAATTGGCACAATCTTGGCCCTCTATTACTCAAATATGGTGATGGTGTGACTACTAATCTTG AGATATCGTTGCTAATACTTGACCCTAATCTTTTACCTCATCCTGCAAATGAGGATTCTGTAATCTGGACTTTGTCTCCATTAGGGTGTTATTCTGCAAAGTCTGCTTGGGAGGCTCTTAGATCTTCAGTTTCTGAGGTTGAATGGTATCATTTGGTTTGGCACAAGAGGCATGTTCCGAGGTGGTCTTTTATTCAATGGGTGAGTATTCTGGGGAGGTTGAATACTCGAGACAGGTTAATGGAGTGGGGTATTGTCCATGATAGTAGCTGTGACTTATGTTTGGGGAGTGTTGAATCACATGCTCACTTGTTCTTCTCTTGCCATTTCTCCTCTCGAGTCTGGTTAGGGATCGGAGCTCAGTTGGGTTCTTTCACTCATGATTGGTCTCTTGCTTCTGAGGTTTCTTGGGGTTCTCATTCTTGCAAAAATAAATCTATATGGGCTTCTTTGCTTAAGCTTTGCCTAGCTGCAGCTATTTACTACATTTGGAGGGAGAGGAATGGACGCATCTTTCAACAGATTGGGCATAATCCTGAG GCTTTTCCCCCCTGCTTGTTGCCTAGGTTTGGTTGTATTCTGTTTGCAGGCTTTTCCCCCCTGCTC GTGAATGAATTTGGGGCAGTCGGAGGGTCTCCCGAGGCAACCGAAAAATACCTCCGAAGTTCATCTTATTTGGACATTTTAGCAGTTAATGTGACTGTTATATCACCCCATGAT